The Vicia villosa cultivar HV-30 ecotype Madison, WI linkage group LG1, Vvil1.0, whole genome shotgun sequence genome includes a region encoding these proteins:
- the LOC131610385 gene encoding agamous-like MADS-box protein AGL62: MSSGRKSRGRQKIEMKKMSNESNLQVTFSRRRSGLFKKASELCTLCDAEIALVVFSPTEKVFSFGHPNIDLVIDRYLSRVPPENNDTMKFIEARRRANACDLNAKLAQINNTLDVEKILGAELSHMCKAAKARFWGTCSIDRMNWAQLEIFKKALEELKNLVSQQGDRRVIHDTSTPTLPFYVDNASSSSIPFQHQLIPKQCQMFSPQYF; this comes from the coding sequence ATGTCAAGCGGAAGGAAAAGTCGAGGCCGTCAAAAGAtcgaaatgaaaaagatgagcaaCGAGAGTAACCTGCAAGTGACTTTCTCAAGACGTCGTAGCGGACTCTTCAAGAAAGCTAGTGAACTTTGCACCCTATGTGATGCAGAAATCGCTCTTGTTGTATTCTCACCAACTGAAAAGGTATTTTCTTTTGGTCACCCTAATATTGATTTAGTCATAGATCGATATCTCTCTCGAGTTCCACCCGAAAACAATGACACCATGAAATTCATTGAGGCTCGTCGTAGAGCTAATGCGTGTGATCTCAATGCTAAGCTGGCTCAAATCAACAACACACTAGATGTTGAAAAGATTCTTGGTGCTGAATTAAGCCATATGTGCAAAGCGGCTAAGGCTCGGTTTTGGGGGACTTGTTCAATTGATAGGATGAATTGGGCTCAACTTGAAATATTCAAGAAGGCTTTGGAGGAGCTTAAGAATCTTGTTTCACAACAAGGTGATAGGCGTGTAATTCATGATACTTCTACTCCAACTCTTCCATTTTATGTTGACAATGCTTCATCCTCTAGCATCCCTTTCCAGCACCAATTAATTCCTAAACAATGTCAAATGTTTTCACCACAATATTTTTAG